The following are encoded together in the Pedobacter sp. D749 genome:
- a CDS encoding VOC family protein → MIKGLFETHIYVENLERSIEFYSNVLGLTQCHYEEERRIAFFWIGKPREAMLGIWEKPKAEIDIRHFAFRCEMDDVLNKSVQFLESKGLQPYNFLKSGNHEPMVFAWMPALAIYFNDPDGHALEFIAILEGEAKPELGVISYSEWMSAN, encoded by the coding sequence ATGATAAAAGGATTATTTGAAACACACATTTACGTAGAGAACTTAGAAAGATCGATCGAATTTTATAGCAATGTTTTAGGTTTAACACAATGCCATTATGAAGAAGAACGCAGAATTGCCTTTTTCTGGATCGGCAAACCCCGGGAAGCCATGTTGGGGATTTGGGAAAAACCAAAAGCCGAAATTGATATCAGGCATTTTGCATTCCGTTGTGAGATGGATGATGTGCTGAATAAATCAGTTCAATTTCTCGAATCTAAAGGCCTTCAGCCTTATAATTTTCTTAAAAGTGGAAATCACGAACCTATGGTTTTCGCCTGGATGCCGGCTTTAGCTATTTATTTTAACGATCCTGATGGGCATGCATTGGAGTTTATTGCCATTTTGGAAGGAGAAGCGAAGCCGGAACTGGGGGTGATTTCTTATTCGGAATGGATGAGCGCTAATTAA
- a CDS encoding esterase family protein, with the protein MVKEEHKKWYSPNLNGEIDMLIFGHGGIPVLLFPTSMGRYFETKDFKLIDSVEGFINEGKIKIYCPDGVDKLSWYNKGIHPADRVKNHIWYDKYLLEEVAPLARHGTGHSKIITAGCSFGGYHAANFAFRHPWLVSHMFSMSGAFDISGQLDGFYNDDVYFNNPVDNLLNNSNPELHYMKIVLGTTDRDMCRPDNERLSDILNKKGIDHWLDIRQNADHDWPIWREMFPNYIAQL; encoded by the coding sequence ATGGTTAAAGAAGAACATAAGAAATGGTATAGTCCGAATTTAAACGGCGAAATCGACATGCTCATCTTTGGTCACGGTGGTATACCTGTCCTACTGTTCCCAACAAGTATGGGTCGATATTTTGAAACTAAAGATTTCAAATTGATAGATTCTGTTGAGGGATTTATCAACGAAGGAAAAATCAAAATTTATTGTCCTGATGGCGTTGACAAATTGAGTTGGTACAACAAAGGTATCCATCCTGCCGACAGGGTCAAAAACCACATTTGGTACGACAAGTATTTACTGGAAGAGGTAGCGCCTTTGGCAAGGCACGGAACCGGACATAGTAAAATTATTACAGCTGGCTGCAGTTTTGGAGGTTATCATGCAGCAAATTTCGCTTTCCGGCATCCCTGGTTGGTTAGCCATATGTTCAGCATGAGTGGCGCTTTCGATATCTCCGGCCAACTTGACGGCTTTTACAACGATGATGTTTATTTCAATAACCCTGTAGATAACCTTTTAAACAACAGCAACCCAGAACTGCATTACATGAAAATTGTGTTGGGTACAACAGACCGTGATATGTGCAGACCAGATAATGAGCGCCTATCGGATATTTTAAACAAGAAGGGCATTGACCACTGGTTAGATATCAGACAAAATGCTGATCATGATTGGCCTATCTGGAGAGAAATGTTTCCTAATTATATTGCACAGCTTTAG
- a CDS encoding TIGR02117 family protein — MNKKVLKYTGRFLMAFIALIGIYFLTAFCCSRITVNANPINPKEIAIYIMTNGVHTDIVVPAVTEQINWTKEINYLNTLEADSTYQFLAIGWGDKKFYLETPEFSDLKLSNGLRAISGLSTSAMHTTYYKNIREDASCKKIMISHSQYKQLIKYILNSFKKDAAGHLINVKSNIHYDIGDAFYEAEGSYSIFKTCNTWANAALKSCGQRSCLWTIFDTGIFLKYK, encoded by the coding sequence ATGAATAAAAAGGTTTTAAAATATACAGGCAGATTTTTAATGGCTTTTATCGCATTGATTGGGATTTACTTCCTCACTGCTTTTTGCTGCTCACGTATTACCGTAAATGCCAATCCAATAAACCCAAAAGAAATTGCCATTTATATTATGACAAATGGCGTACATACAGATATTGTGGTTCCTGCGGTCACCGAACAGATCAACTGGACAAAAGAAATAAATTATCTAAATACGCTTGAAGCCGATAGCACTTATCAATTCCTGGCTATAGGTTGGGGTGATAAAAAATTCTACCTCGAAACGCCGGAATTTTCTGACCTTAAATTAAGCAATGGCTTAAGGGCAATATCCGGATTAAGCACATCGGCGATGCACACCACTTATTACAAAAACATACGGGAAGATGCCAGCTGCAAAAAAATTATGATTAGCCATTCGCAATACAAACAACTTATTAAGTATATCTTAAATAGTTTCAAAAAAGATGCAGCAGGCCATTTGATCAATGTGAAATCAAACATCCATTATGATATTGGCGATGCGTTTTATGAAGCAGAGGGGAGTTACAGCATTTTTAAAACCTGTAATACCTGGGCAAATGCAGCTTTAAAATCCTGCGGTCAACGCAGTTGTTTATGGACGATATTTGATACCGGCATTTTTTTGAAGTATAAATAG
- the typA gene encoding translational GTPase TypA translates to MQKIRNIAIIAHVDHGKTTLVDKILHSCSVFRDNEQKGELILDNNDLERERGITIVSKNVSVQYKDVKINIIDTPGHADFGGEVERVLKMADGVLLLCDAFEGAMPQTRFVTQKALALGLKPIVVVNKVDKENCRPEEVYEQIFELFFNLEATEDQLDFPVIYGSSKQGWMSTDWQKPTTDIFALLDAVVANIPPAPINDGTLQMQITSLDYSSFVGRIAIGRVHRGTIKENQPVTLIKRDGKIVKTRVKELYTFEGLGKIRTQEVSSGDICAVVGIDGFDIGDTIADFEAPEQLPVISIDEPTMNMLFTINNSPFFGKEGKLVTSQRIKDRLMKEMEKNLALKVVETQGADSWLVYGRGILHLSVLIETMRREGYELQVGQPQVIVKEIDGKKHEPIETLIVDVPGEVSGKVIELVTQRKGELLIMEPKGDLQHLEFEIPSRGIIGLRNNVLTATAGEAIMAHRFKAYEPWKGVIPGRLNGVLISMDKGMTTAYSIDKLQDRGRFFVDPGTDIYEGQILGEHIRDNDLVINIVKGKALTNMRASGTDDNARIAPAIKFSLEEAMEYIQADEYIEVTPQSMRLRKILLTEQQRKNNGR, encoded by the coding sequence ATGCAAAAGATTAGAAATATAGCTATTATAGCACACGTTGACCACGGTAAAACCACTTTGGTTGATAAAATTTTACACTCTTGTTCTGTTTTTCGTGATAACGAACAAAAAGGAGAATTGATATTAGATAACAACGATTTAGAGCGTGAACGTGGGATCACTATCGTATCTAAAAACGTATCGGTACAATATAAAGACGTAAAAATTAACATTATCGATACACCTGGTCACGCGGATTTCGGCGGTGAGGTTGAGCGTGTATTAAAAATGGCTGATGGTGTACTTTTACTTTGCGATGCTTTTGAAGGTGCAATGCCTCAAACACGTTTCGTAACGCAAAAAGCTTTGGCATTAGGTTTAAAACCAATCGTGGTGGTAAACAAAGTGGATAAAGAAAACTGTCGCCCGGAAGAGGTTTATGAGCAGATTTTCGAATTGTTCTTTAACCTTGAGGCAACTGAAGATCAATTGGATTTCCCGGTAATCTATGGTTCATCTAAACAAGGATGGATGAGTACTGACTGGCAGAAACCAACTACAGATATTTTCGCATTGTTAGATGCGGTTGTGGCTAATATTCCACCTGCACCAATTAACGATGGAACTTTACAAATGCAAATTACTTCGTTAGATTATTCTTCTTTCGTAGGTCGTATTGCAATCGGTCGTGTTCACCGTGGTACAATTAAAGAAAACCAACCGGTTACTTTAATTAAACGTGATGGCAAAATCGTTAAAACAAGAGTTAAAGAACTTTACACTTTCGAAGGTTTAGGAAAAATCCGTACTCAGGAAGTTAGTTCTGGCGATATTTGTGCAGTTGTGGGTATTGATGGTTTTGATATTGGTGATACCATCGCTGATTTCGAGGCGCCAGAGCAATTACCAGTGATTAGCATTGATGAGCCAACAATGAATATGTTGTTCACCATTAACAACTCCCCATTCTTTGGTAAAGAAGGTAAATTAGTTACTTCTCAACGTATCAAAGATCGCTTGATGAAAGAAATGGAAAAAAATCTTGCACTTAAAGTTGTTGAAACCCAAGGCGCAGATTCATGGTTAGTTTATGGCCGTGGTATTCTCCATTTATCGGTATTAATCGAAACGATGCGTCGTGAAGGTTACGAGTTACAAGTTGGCCAGCCACAGGTTATCGTTAAAGAAATCGATGGTAAAAAACATGAGCCAATTGAAACTTTAATCGTTGATGTACCGGGTGAGGTTTCTGGTAAAGTAATTGAATTGGTAACCCAACGTAAAGGTGAGTTGCTGATTATGGAGCCAAAAGGGGATTTACAACATTTAGAATTCGAAATTCCGTCTCGTGGTATTATCGGTTTACGTAACAACGTATTAACTGCTACTGCTGGTGAAGCGATTATGGCTCACCGTTTTAAAGCTTACGAGCCTTGGAAAGGTGTAATTCCTGGTCGCTTGAATGGCGTTTTAATCTCTATGGATAAAGGTATGACTACTGCTTATTCTATTGATAAATTACAGGATAGAGGTCGTTTCTTTGTAGATCCAGGAACTGATATTTACGAAGGTCAGATTTTAGGAGAGCACATCCGCGATAACGATTTAGTTATTAACATCGTTAAAGGAAAAGCATTAACCAACATGCGTGCTTCTGGTACAGATGATAATGCTCGTATCGCACCTGCAATTAAATTCTCGTTGGAAGAGGCTATGGAATATATCCAGGCTGATGAGTATATCGAAGTTACGCCGCAAAGCATGCGTTTACGTAAAATTCTTTTAACAGAGCAGCAACGTAAAAATAACGGTAGATAG
- a CDS encoding esterase family protein, producing MMYTTILSVKVNTSNFKIPSAYLKHEVEIDIYTPDGILGNEKIELLLLNDGQDVAKMNFRRILEEAHHGKRNHRLIVVAIKASEERLMEYGVAGVPDFKGRGAKADLYTDFVIKELLPFVKKKIAMPITGKVGFAGFSLGGLSAFDIAWNNPSAFDAIGVFSGAFWWRKKDLAEGYTDADRIMHQQLENTSTKPDMKFWLMTGTEDEKADRNKNMIIDSIDDTIDVVKILLNKGYKRPENVFYYEKVGGKHDVPTWESVMPAFLDWAFEV from the coding sequence ATGATGTACACCACAATTTTATCGGTAAAAGTTAACACAAGCAACTTTAAAATACCCTCTGCTTACTTAAAGCATGAGGTAGAAATAGATATTTATACACCTGATGGTATTCTAGGGAATGAGAAAATAGAGCTTCTTTTATTAAATGACGGACAGGATGTGGCCAAAATGAATTTCCGCCGGATTTTGGAAGAAGCGCACCATGGTAAAAGAAACCATAGGTTAATTGTTGTGGCCATTAAGGCTTCGGAAGAACGACTGATGGAGTATGGTGTTGCTGGGGTTCCTGATTTTAAAGGCCGGGGTGCAAAGGCTGACTTATACACCGATTTTGTGATCAAGGAACTTTTACCTTTCGTTAAAAAGAAAATTGCGATGCCGATAACAGGCAAGGTAGGTTTTGCAGGATTTTCTTTGGGTGGCTTATCTGCGTTTGATATTGCCTGGAATAATCCTTCGGCTTTTGATGCTATCGGTGTTTTTTCGGGTGCATTCTGGTGGAGAAAAAAAGACCTGGCCGAGGGTTATACCGATGCCGACCGCATTATGCACCAGCAGCTGGAAAATACTTCTACCAAGCCGGATATGAAATTCTGGTTAATGACGGGAACAGAAGACGAAAAGGCCGACAGGAATAAAAATATGATCATCGATTCGATAGATGATACCATTGATGTTGTTAAAATCCTCCTGAATAAAGGTTACAAAAGACCAGAAAATGTTTTTTATTATGAAAAAGTTGGTGGCAAACACGATGTTCCAACCTGGGAAAGTGTAATGCCAGCCTTTTTGGACTGGGCGTTTGAGGTTTAG